The genomic stretch TGCTGCGCACCCGCATGGTGGAGTTCGAGGGGTTGTCGGAGCGTCTGTACCGCGTCGTGCGCATGGCTGCCAAAGAAACCGGCAAGCAGGTGCGCCTCGACATCGTCGGCGGCTCGATCGAAGTCGACCGCGGTGTGCTGGAGCGGATGACCGGCGCCTTCGAACACCTGCTGCGCAACTGCATCACGCACGGCATCGAAGCACCGCAGGTGCGCACCGAAGCCGGCAAGGAGCCGGTGGGCAACATCGTCGTGGCCGTCCACCAGGAAGGCAACGAGGTGTCGATCGAGTTCCGCGACGACGGCGCCGGCCTGAATCTCGACAAGATCCGGCAACGGGCGGTCGCGATGGGCCTGCAGGCGGCCGATGCGCAGCCGAGCGATGCCGATCTGGCCAACCTGATCTTCACCCCCGGCTTCTCGACCGCCGAAACGGTCACCGAGCTGGCAGGGCGGGGCGTCGGCATGGACGTGGTGCGTTCCGACGTCAACGCGATGGGCGGTCGCATCGAGACGGCCACCAGCGCCGGTCAGGGCACCAGTTTCAAGCTGGTGCTGCCGCTGACCACCGCGGTGACGCAGATCGTGATGCTGCGCGTCGGCACGCTGACCGTCGGGGTGCCGTCCAACCTGGTCGAGATCGTCCGCCGCAGCCCGGCCGACGAAGTGCACCGCAGCTACGAGTCCGGCGTCTACACGATGGCCGGCCAGCCGATGCCGTTCTTCTGGCTCGGCGCCTTGCTGCAGTCCAGTGGCCGCGGCACCGACTTCGGCCGCACGGCCGCGATCGTGGTGGTGCGCAGCGCGCAACAACGGGTGGCGCTGCACGTGGACGAAGTGCTCGGCAACCATGAAGTGGTGGTCAAGAACCTCGGCCCGCAGCTGTCTCGCCTGCCCGGCCTCGCCGGCATGACCTTGCTGGCCTCCGGTGCCGTGTCGCTGATCTACAACCCGGTTGCGCTCGCCACGGTGTATGGCGACGCGGCGCGAGCGCTCACTCACTCGGCACTGCGTGCCGGGGAAAGCGGGCAGCCCGCGCTGCCGGTCCAGCCGCTGCAGCCGGAGGTGCCGGTCACGCCGCTGGTGCTGGTGGTCGACGACTCCCTCACGGTGCGCCGGGTCACGCAGCGTCTGCTGTCGCGCGAAGGCTATCGGGTGTCGCTGGCGAAGGACGGTCTGGAAGCGCTCGAGCGCCTCGCGGAAGAGCGCCCGGCCGTGGTCCTCAGCGACATCGAAATGCCTCGCATGGACGGTTTCGACCTGGCCCGCAATATCCGTGGCGACGCGCGCCTGGCCCACCTGCCGGTGATCATGATCACCTCGCGGATCGCCCAGAAACACCGCGACTATGCGGCGGAATTGGGGGTGAACCACTATTTGGGCAAGCCTTACAGCGAAGAGGAACTGCTGGGACTGATCGCTCGGTACACTGCCGACATGGCGACCGCCGACGCGAACACTTGACGACCGGCTCGCCGGTACGCTGGCGAGCACCCGCCGCCCCGATCCAGGCCGAGGCCGCGCGCCGCCGTTGAACGGCGAGCGTCGCGCCCCGGCCGCAGCGCCGCCGCGGCGATGCCGAGGTCCCTCGGCATCGCCGGTGGCCGGCCTGCCGTGTCCGTGCTAAGGTCGCCTCGACATGTCGAACGCCAGACATTGCCTATGCCCAACGCCATTGATCACCTCGCCGCACTGACGGGCTACCGTGACCGGGATCTCCTCGATGTGACCCTGGCTCATGCCCTGATGGACCTGCTCCAGCCCTGCGGCGTGTCCGTGCACAAGTTGGTCGGCGAAACCGGGCAACAGCGCTGGCTTCTACGGGCCCGGCTCGACGAAGGGCAGGTGACCGCGGTGTCCGACCCCCCCTGGGTGGCGTTCGAAGACCTGCCGGCCAAGGCCAGCGTGGCGCTGCGCTGCGAATGTATCGATACGCAAAATATTGTGGTCGGAGCCGGCGCCGACGGCCGCACCTTGACGCTGTTTCCGATGCTCGCCGAGGGCGACGCCATCGGCGTGGTCGAGGTCGACAGCGCCGAGGCGCTGCCCGAGGCCAACCAGCGCATGGTCAACAGCATCCTGCGCATCTACCGCAACTTCCACGGCTTGCTCGATTACAGCGAGCGAGACACGCTGACCGGCTTGCTCAACCGCAAGACCTTCGACGAGGCCTTTCTCAAGACGGCACATGCCCAGGGCGCGCCGTCCGGGGAAGGCGAGCGGCGCAACGAACCGGTGCGCAGCACGCACTGGCTGGGCGTGGTTGACATCGACCACTTCAAGCAGGTCAACGACCGCTTCGGTCACTTGATCGGCGACGAGGTGCTGCTGCTGGTGGCGCGCATCCTGCGCAGCACCTTCCGCTTCCAGGACCGGCTCTACCGCTTCGGCGGTGAGGAGTTCGTGGTGTTGCTGCGCTGCTCCAACGAAGCCGACGCTGAAAACGCATTCGAGCGCTTGCGCCTGAACATGGAAAGCTATGGCTTTCCGCAGGTCGGCACCGTGACGGCCAGCATCGGCTTCACCGAGGTGCTGCCAGGCGATGGGCCCAGCGCGGCCTTCGAACGTGCCGACCAGGCCGTCTATTACGCCAAGCAGCACGGCCGCAACCAGGTGTGCGGGCACGGCGACCTGGTGCGCCGGGGCCTGCTCAAGGACTCGACCAAGGTCGGCGACATCGAGCTGTTCTGAGGCTGCCACGCCGCCTAGCTGCGGCGCAACACAGGGCCACCCGGGGTGCTCGCCCACCTCACTTGCTGACCGACTTCACCCCGGCATACCGCTGCAGCGTGCGCTGCCGCGCGTCTTCGTGCGAAACGATGGGCTCCGGATAGTCCTGCCCTAAGGTCACGCCCGCCGCGGCGAGCTCGACCGGCCGCGCCAGCCACGGGGCATGGATGGCCGCATCGGGCAGCTTGGCGAGTTGCGGCAGGTAGCGGCGGATGAACTTGCCCTCGGCATCGAACTTCTGGCTCTGGCTGACCGGGTTGAAGATGCGGAAATAGGGCTGCGCATCGCAGCCCGTGGACGCGGCCCACTGCCACCCGCCGTTGTTGGCCGCCAGGTCGTAGTCGTTCAGTTGCAGCGCGAAATAGCGCTCGCCGCGCCGCCAGTCCACGCCGAGGTCCTTGCAGAGGAAGCTGGCGGTCACCATGCGCAGCCGGTTGTGCATGTAGCCCGTCTGGTTCAACTGCGCCATCGCGGCGTCCACCAGCGGATAGCCGGTGCGTCCCTCACACCAGGCCGCGAACAGCTTGTCGGCGTGTTTGCCGTGCTCCCAGCGGATGGCGTCGTACTCCGGCTTGAAGCTGTGCGTCACGACCCGCGGGTGATGGTGCAGCACCTGGTGATAGAAGTCGCGCCAGACCAGCTCCGACAGCCACACCTCGGCTCCCCGCGAGCCGGCGCGCGCACGGTCCCAAGCCAGCCGGGCCAGGTGACGCACCGACGCCGTGCCGAAGCGCAGATGCACCGAAAGGTAACTGGGGCCTTTCAGCGCCGGGAAGTTGCGGCTGTCCTCGTAGCGATCGATGCGGTCGAGGAAGTCGTCCAGCAAGGCCTCGGCGCCCTGCGCGCCTGGGGGCATTTGCAGTTCATGCAGGTTGGTGGGCGCAAAGCCCAGCTCGGCGAGCATGGGCACCGGCCGTTGCAACTCGGGCGGACGCGGCGCGAGTGCGTCGGCATAGCGTTCGGTCGGGTAGGCCCGCAGGTAGTAGCCGTCGAGCTTGCGCAGCCAGGCGGTCTTGTAGGGTGTGAAGACGCTGTAGCTGCCGCCCGCCGCGGTCAGCACCTCGTCAGCCTCGAACACCACCTGATCCTTGGACGTGTGCAGCATGATGCCGAGGTCGGCCAGGCGTCCCAACACCTGCGCGTCGCGCGCCTTGGCGGCGGGCTCGTAGTCGTGGTTGGCATAGACCGCCTGCACGTGCAAGGTGTCGGCCAGCGCGGGCAGCACGTCGACCGCGCGGCCGTGCAGCACGATCAGGCCGCCGCCCGGTTGCGCGGTGGTGGCGCGCAGCGTCGCATCGAGCTCGACCAAGGCATCTCGGATGAACTCGACACGCCGGTCGGCGCGCGGCAGCGGGTCGAGGATCTCGGTGTCGAAGACAAACACGCACCAGACGCGGCGTGCGGCCTTCAAGGCATGGTAAAGGGCCGCGTGATCGTGCAGCCGCAGGTCCCGTCGGAACCACACCAAGGCCGAGTCAAGGACTTTCTCCATCGGGCCGATCTTCTCAGAGGAATAGAATCGCTGCATGGCCGCCGATCCCGCCAGCATCAACCTCACCAACCAGTTCCTGATCGCCATGCCCGGCATGGCCGACGACACCTTCTCGGGTGCCGTCGTCTATCTGTGCGAGCACACGGAGCGTGGGGCGCTGGGGTTGGTCATCAACAAGCCCATCGACATCAAGTTGCGCAACCTGTTCGAGAAGGTCGACCTGACGCTCGACCGGGCCGACCTGGCCGATGCCCCGGTCTTCTTCGGAGGGCCGGTGCAGACCGAGCGTGGCTTCGTGCTGCACGAGACTGTCGGCGAGCACTACAACTCCTCGCTGCCCATCCCCGGTGGCCTCGAGATGACGACCAGCAAGGACGTGCTCGAGGCCCTGGCCAACGGTGCCGGCCCCAAGCGCGTGCTGGTCACGCTCGGCTACAGCGGGTGGACCGCCGGCCAACTCGAAGACGAGATCGCGCGCAACGGCTGGATCACCGTCGCCGCCGAGCCCCATGTCATTTTCGATACCCCCGTCGAACACCGCTATGAGCGCGCCCTGTCGCTGCTGGGCATCCATCCCAGCATGTTGACGCAGGAGGCCGGACACGCATGAGCGCGGCGCTGGGCCGCCCCGAGCGCGCGTCGCCTCTTGGCGGGGCCGCCCGTCACCGTCCTAGGGTGCGGCAATGAGCGCCTCGCCCGAGGCTGCCACCCCCCTTCGCCATTTCGTCTATCTCGCTTTCGACTTCGGCCTCAAGCGGGTCGGCGCAGCGGCGGGCAACAGTTTCACGCGCAACCCGCAACCGCTGCGCACCATCGCGGCCGAGGGCGACGCCCGCTTCACGGCGATCGGCAAGCTGATCGCCGAGTGGCAACCCGATGCCCTCGTGATCGGCGTGCCATTCCACCCCGACGGCGCGGCCCACGAGAACACCGTGCGCGCCCGTCGGTTCGGCCGGCAACTGCATGGGCGCTTCCGGCTGCCGGTGCACGAGGTCGACGAGCGCTACACGACCACCGAGGCGAAATCGATGGGGGCGCGCGACGCCGACGCCGCGTCGGCCTGCTTGATCCTTGAACAATTCCTCCGGGAGAACCCGTCGCCATGACGACATTGCACCTCGATGCCGAAGCGCTCTACCTCGACCTGCAGGCCGGCGTGCGCCCGCTGCTGCGCCACGACGCTGCTCTGGTCGGCATCTGGTCGGGTGGCGCGTGGCTGGCCGAGCGCCTGCAGCGCGACCTCGGGCTGCCCGGCGAACACGGCGTGATCTCCAGCGCCTTGCATCGCGACGACTTCGAGTCGCGCGGCCTGGCCGGCGGCGGCGACCACACCCGGCTGCCGTTCGACGTGCGCGACCGTCACGTCCTGCTGATCGACGACGTGCTCTACACCGGGCGCACCACCCGCGCGGTGATCAACGAGCTGTTCGACTTCGGCCGCCCGGCGAGCGTCACGCTCGCGGTGCTGGTCGACCGCGGCGGCCGCGAGCTGCCGATCCAACCTTCGTTCTCGGCGGCGCGCGTGTCGCTGCCGCACACCCAGCGGCTGTCGCTGGTCCGCGACGAGCAGGGCCGCTTCAGCTTTGACATCAAGTCCGTCCAGCCCTGAAGAGGACGCCATGCTGTACAAGCGCAACCCCCAGCTCAACCAGCACGGCGAGCTGATCCACCTGCTGTCGATCGAAGGGCTGCCCCGCGCGGTGCTCCATCACATCCTCGACACCGCCGAAACCTTTCTGAGCGTCAACGATCGCGAAGTGAAGAAGGTGCCGCTGCTGCGCGGCAAGAGCGTGTTCAACCTGTTCTTCGAGAACAGCACCCGCACCCGCACCACCTTCGAAATCGCCGCCAAGCGGCTCAGCGCCGACGTCATCAACCTCGACATCGCCCGCTCGTCCACCGCCAAGGGCGAAAGCCTGCTCGACACCATCGCCAACCTGAGCGCGATGCATGCCGACATGTTCGTGGTGCGGCACAGCGAATCGGGCGCGCCCTACCTGATCGCCCAGCATTGCGCGCCGCATGTGCACGTGGTCAACGCCGGCGACGGCCGCCATGCGCATCCGACGCAAGGCCTGCTGGACATGTACACGATCCGGCACTACAAGCGCGACTTCACCAATCTCACCGTGGCCATCGTCGGCGACATCGTGCACTCGCGCGTGGCCCGCTCCGACATCCATGCACTGACCACGCTGGGCGTGCCCGAGGTGCGGGTGGTC from Caldimonas brevitalea encodes the following:
- a CDS encoding GGDEF domain-containing protein, which produces MPNAIDHLAALTGYRDRDLLDVTLAHALMDLLQPCGVSVHKLVGETGQQRWLLRARLDEGQVTAVSDPPWVAFEDLPAKASVALRCECIDTQNIVVGAGADGRTLTLFPMLAEGDAIGVVEVDSAEALPEANQRMVNSILRIYRNFHGLLDYSERDTLTGLLNRKTFDEAFLKTAHAQGAPSGEGERRNEPVRSTHWLGVVDIDHFKQVNDRFGHLIGDEVLLLVARILRSTFRFQDRLYRFGGEEFVVLLRCSNEADAENAFERLRLNMESYGFPQVGTVTASIGFTEVLPGDGPSAAFERADQAVYYAKQHGRNQVCGHGDLVRRGLLKDSTKVGDIELF
- the pyrR gene encoding bifunctional pyr operon transcriptional regulator/uracil phosphoribosyltransferase PyrR; this translates as MTTLHLDAEALYLDLQAGVRPLLRHDAALVGIWSGGAWLAERLQRDLGLPGEHGVISSALHRDDFESRGLAGGGDHTRLPFDVRDRHVLLIDDVLYTGRTTRAVINELFDFGRPASVTLAVLVDRGGRELPIQPSFSAARVSLPHTQRLSLVRDEQGRFSFDIKSVQP
- the ruvX gene encoding Holliday junction resolvase RuvX; amino-acid sequence: MSASPEAATPLRHFVYLAFDFGLKRVGAAAGNSFTRNPQPLRTIAAEGDARFTAIGKLIAEWQPDALVIGVPFHPDGAAHENTVRARRFGRQLHGRFRLPVHEVDERYTTTEAKSMGARDADAASACLILEQFLRENPSP
- a CDS encoding YqgE/AlgH family protein, which translates into the protein MAADPASINLTNQFLIAMPGMADDTFSGAVVYLCEHTERGALGLVINKPIDIKLRNLFEKVDLTLDRADLADAPVFFGGPVQTERGFVLHETVGEHYNSSLPIPGGLEMTTSKDVLEALANGAGPKRVLVTLGYSGWTAGQLEDEIARNGWITVAAEPHVIFDTPVEHRYERALSLLGIHPSMLTQEAGHA
- a CDS encoding aspartate carbamoyltransferase catalytic subunit; translated protein: MLYKRNPQLNQHGELIHLLSIEGLPRAVLHHILDTAETFLSVNDREVKKVPLLRGKSVFNLFFENSTRTRTTFEIAAKRLSADVINLDIARSSTAKGESLLDTIANLSAMHADMFVVRHSESGAPYLIAQHCAPHVHVVNAGDGRHAHPTQGLLDMYTIRHYKRDFTNLTVAIVGDIVHSRVARSDIHALTTLGVPEVRVVGPKTLVPGDLKEMGVRVCHDMKEGIRDADVVIMLRLQNERMSGALLPSAGEFFKNFGLTPEKLALAKPDAIVMHPGPINRGVEIDSAVADGKQSVILPQVTFGIAVRMAVMSIIAGNEA
- a CDS encoding cryptochrome/photolyase family protein produces the protein MEKVLDSALVWFRRDLRLHDHAALYHALKAARRVWCVFVFDTEILDPLPRADRRVEFIRDALVELDATLRATTAQPGGGLIVLHGRAVDVLPALADTLHVQAVYANHDYEPAAKARDAQVLGRLADLGIMLHTSKDQVVFEADEVLTAAGGSYSVFTPYKTAWLRKLDGYYLRAYPTERYADALAPRPPELQRPVPMLAELGFAPTNLHELQMPPGAQGAEALLDDFLDRIDRYEDSRNFPALKGPSYLSVHLRFGTASVRHLARLAWDRARAGSRGAEVWLSELVWRDFYHQVLHHHPRVVTHSFKPEYDAIRWEHGKHADKLFAAWCEGRTGYPLVDAAMAQLNQTGYMHNRLRMVTASFLCKDLGVDWRRGERYFALQLNDYDLAANNGGWQWAASTGCDAQPYFRIFNPVSQSQKFDAEGKFIRRYLPQLAKLPDAAIHAPWLARPVELAAAGVTLGQDYPEPIVSHEDARQRTLQRYAGVKSVSK